In one window of Gopherus evgoodei ecotype Sinaloan lineage chromosome 9, rGopEvg1_v1.p, whole genome shotgun sequence DNA:
- the LOC115658039 gene encoding nyctalopin-like yields MCKCSPEDTIRCNKAGLRTLPAELATSAVSLNLSNNLLRILTANTFRNLTFLRSLWLDRNNLTFLYPGTFSALSNLRELDLGWNSRLTHLHANTFRGLSNLISLDLSSCNIFEIHPLVFSYLLSLQVLDLTSNNLHYIPQAFRSLSSLTRLSLERNHIEAIGRDSLKDLKALYELNLRKNRIWTIQNDAFAMLNRLGLLDLGHNHISDLPNQLFSGLIQLKTMHLEANKIIRINCSFNSLRNLRKLYLNNNHISSISQAAFSNLKNLQFLHLNKNNLSSLPKYLFAELPKLKYVFLSHNPWNCDCKMLWFPTWIASYKGAIEGMQCAFPVLHNQTLLDVFTHGELINCSIPPGLASADKCKETEANAAAMPHAISDELLWITLMCCAWHLAETLDKSFSGLGSDESAFFL; encoded by the coding sequence ATGTGCAAGTGCTCTCCTGAGGACACCATACGCTGTAACAAAGCTGGACTGAGAACTCTTCCTGCAGAACTAGCAACATCTGCCGTTTCTTTAAACCTGTCTAACAATTTGTTAAGGATTCTTACTGCCAACACATTCCGAAATCTGACTTTCCTCCGCAGCCTCTGGCTGGATCGCAATAACCTCACCTTCCTGTACCCGGGAACCTTTAGTGCCCTCAGCAATTTACGGGAGCTGGATCTCGGCTGGAATTCACGCTTGACACACCTGCATGCTAATACTTTCAGGGGACTCTCCAACCTCATCAGCCTGGATTTATCTAGCTGTAATATCTTCGAAATCCACCCATTAGTGTTTTCGTATTTGCTGTCTCTACAGGTACTTGACCTAACATCCAACAACCTGCATTACATCCCGCAAGCCTTCAGAAGCCTGTCCAGCCTCACGAGACTATCTTTGGAAAGAAACCACATCGAAGCCATAGGCCGAGATTCTCTGAAGGATCTGAAAGCCCTGTACGAGCTGAACCTCCGGAAGAATCGGATCTGGACAATTCAGAATGATGCCTTTGCAATGCTAAACAGGCTGGGGCTGTTAGATTTAGGACACAACCATATATCTGATTTGCCTAATCAGCTTTTCAGTGGTCTGATCCAGCTCAAGACCATGCATCTTGAGGCCAACAAAATCATCAGAATCAACTGCTCTTTCAATAGCCTGCGTAACCTGAGAAAGCTGTACCTGAATAACAACCACATCTCATCCATTTCCCAGGCTGCCTTCTCCAATTTAAAGAACCTGCAATTCCTTCACTTGAACAAAAACAATTTAAGTTCCCTTCCCAAGTACTTGTTTGCAGAGCTGCCGAAACTGAAATACGTGTTTCTGTCCCACAACCCCTGGAACTGCGACTGCAAAATGCTTTGGTTCCCCACCTGGATAGCATCATACAAAGGGGCGATTGAGGGGATGCAGTGTgcctttccagtgcttcacaaccaAACCCTGCTTGACGTCTTCACTCACGGCGAATTAATCAACTGCTCAATACCACCTGGGCTGGCAAGTGCAGACAAGTGCAAGGAGACCGAAGCCAACGCTGCTGCCATGCCACATGCTATTTCTGATGAATTACTTTGGATCACACTCATGTGCTGTGCTTGGCATTTGGCGGAGACACTAGACAAATCATTTTCTGGACTTGGATcagatgaatcagcattttttcTGTAA